From Halococcus saccharolyticus DSM 5350, a single genomic window includes:
- the rpsB gene encoding 30S ribosomal protein S2, translating to MSNNEEGLDAAERDIEAEPTGESGAEPATDPDTDVRDESIEGTTDADEAATDEVEESNGPAFDEDVMSGDEADLLIPVEDYLGAGVHIGTQQKTDEMERFIHRVRTDGLYVLDVGRTDERIRTAADFLANYDPEGILVASSRQYGRFPAEKLADAIGARARTGRFIPGTLTNPDYDGYIEPDVLVVTDPIGDAQAVTEAITVGIPVVAMCDSNNSTSNVDLAIPTNNKGRRALSVVYWLLANETLDRRGADTVYELDDFEEGI from the coding sequence ATGAGCAACAACGAAGAGGGTCTCGACGCGGCCGAACGCGACATCGAGGCGGAGCCGACCGGCGAGTCCGGCGCAGAACCCGCGACAGACCCCGACACCGACGTGAGAGACGAATCGATCGAGGGGACGACCGACGCCGACGAGGCGGCCACGGACGAAGTCGAGGAGAGCAACGGACCGGCGTTCGACGAGGACGTCATGTCCGGCGACGAGGCCGACCTCCTCATCCCCGTCGAGGACTACCTCGGCGCAGGCGTCCACATCGGCACCCAACAGAAGACCGACGAGATGGAGCGGTTCATCCACCGCGTCCGGACCGACGGCCTCTACGTCCTCGACGTGGGCCGAACCGACGAACGGATCCGGACCGCAGCCGACTTCCTCGCGAACTACGACCCCGAGGGGATCCTCGTGGCCTCCTCGCGCCAGTACGGTCGGTTCCCGGCCGAAAAGCTCGCCGACGCCATCGGGGCGCGCGCCCGGACGGGGCGGTTCATCCCCGGGACGCTCACCAACCCCGACTACGACGGGTACATCGAGCCCGACGTGCTCGTGGTGACCGACCCGATCGGCGACGCCCAGGCCGTCACGGAGGCCATTACAGTGGGTATCCCGGTCGTCGCGATGTGCGACTCGAACAACTCCACGAGCAACGTGGACCTCGCGATCCCGACGAACAACAAGGGCCGCCGGGCGCTGTCGGTGGTCTACTGGCTGCTCGCGAACGAGACGCTCGACCGCCGCGGCGCGGACACGGTGTACGAACTCGACGACTTCGAAGAGGGTATCTGA